A single genomic interval of Helianthus annuus cultivar XRQ/B chromosome 6, HanXRQr2.0-SUNRISE, whole genome shotgun sequence harbors:
- the LOC110944414 gene encoding uncharacterized protein At4g26485-like: MPMPRNIVERLYASWHKVLVVGDSNFVFSNGLAEVLKPEEGMMICSRPENIGDKSIKSTNIITHLKNLKCLNVQVLAEVKPEKMHDDKRIRGDDKKCLRVFDRVIYYHPPSFQNAKEFVLSSTSMIHREYGEAHMVMKAKADYSGWDMIQVMKSQSDLVVDAITFKNFEDFVLQFKLMEKEF, encoded by the exons ATGCCTATGCCTCGGAATATCGTGGAGAGGCTATACGCCAGTTGGCACAAGGTGTTGGTGGTCGGTGATTCTAACTTTGTGTTCTCTAATGGGCTCGCCGAGGTGTTGAAGCCCGAAGAGGGAATGATGATCTGCAGTAGGCCTGAAAATATAG GAGACAAGAGCATTAAGAGTACCAACATTATAACTCACCTGAAGAATCTCAAATGTCTGAACGTTCAAGTACTGGCCGAAGTAAAGCCCGAAAAGATGCATGATGACAAGCGTATAAGAGGTGACGATAAGAAGTGTCTGAGGGTCTTTGATAGGGTGATTTATTATCACCCTCCCTCTTTTCAAAACGCAAAAGAGTTTGTGCTATCTTCCACGAGCATGATCCACCGAGAATATGGAGAGGCTCATATGGTCATGAAAGCAAAGGCCGACTACTCTGGTTGGGATATGATCCAGGTTATGAAGAGTCAGAGCGACCTGGTTGTTGATGCCATCACATTTAAGAATTTCGAGGACTTTGTacttcaattcaagctcatgGAGAAGGAATTTTAG
- the LOC118479497 gene encoding uncharacterized protein At4g26485-like, whose translation MPMPRNIVERLYASWHKVLVVGDSNFEFSNGLAEVLKPEEGMMICSRPEKIGDKSIKSTNIITHLKNLKSLNVQVLAEVKPEKMHDDKRIRGDDKKCLRVFDRMIYYHPPSFQNAKEFVLSSTSIIHREYGEAHMVMKAKADYSGWDMIQVMKS comes from the exons ATGCCTATGCCTCGGAATATCGTGGAGAGGCTATACGCCAGTTGGCACAAGGTGTTGGTGGTCGGTGATTCTAACTTTGAGTTCTCTAATGGGCTCGCCGAGGTGTTGAAGCCCGAAGAGGGAATGATGATTTGCAGTAGGCCTGAAAAGATAG GAGACAAGAGCATTAAGAGTACCAACATTATAACTCACCTGAAGAATCTCAAAAGTCTGAACGTTCAAGTACTGGCCGAAGTGAAGCCCGAAAAGATGCATGATGACAAGCGTATAAGAGGTGACGATAAGAAGTGTCTGAGGGTCTTTGATAGGATGATTTATTATCATCCTCCCTCTTTTCAAAACGCAAAAGAGTTTGTGCTATCTTCCACGAGCATAATCCACCGAGAATATGGAGAGGCTCATATGGTCATGAAAGCAAAGGCCGACTACTCTGGTTGGGATATGATCCAGGTTATGAAGAGTTAG